In the genome of Drosophila subpulchrella strain 33 F10 #4 breed RU33 chromosome 2L, RU_Dsub_v1.1 Primary Assembly, whole genome shotgun sequence, one region contains:
- the LOC119546896 gene encoding lysosomal aspartic protease yields MRQGFHISSLIILMAIGLSVGQLRRSTIIRHTNQNRTHANFKTEKIVLTAKYFLTDRQSPQTTQVVANGFNREYTIAVCIGTPPQCFNLLFDTGSADMWVPSARCPTSNEACQEHNKYNSSASSSHVADGRGFSLQYGTGSLSGFLSTDTVDIDGLVIRNQTFSEAITEPGRTFVNTTFDGVIGMALAPLSGGINTPFDNIIQQGLVKHSVFSVYLRREGTSDFGGEVIWGGVDRSIYKGFINYVPVSMPAYWQFTANSVKIQDTLLCDGCQAIADTGTSFIVVPLRAYNAINRLLNVTDSGEGEAFVNCSNLCNLPNVHLNIGSTTYTLTPKDYIYKVQDTNNQTLCLSGFTYLQGTLLWILGDILLGKVYTVFDVGNERIGFARLRKNSYGREPSFYGREPTSYAADYLVDDDDYSRFFT; encoded by the coding sequence GCATACCAACCAAAACAGGACCCATGCGAATTTTAAGACCGAGAAGATCGTGCTGACGGCCAAGTATTTTTTGACGGACAGGCAGTCCCCACAAACCACTCAGGTTGTGGCCAACGGGTTCAACCGGGAATACACCATTGCTGTTTGCATCGGAACTCCACCCCAGTGTTTCAATCTGCTGTTCGACACTGGATCCGCCGACATGTGGGTGCCAAGTGCAAGGTGCCCGACGAGCAACGAAGCCTGTCAGGAGCACAATAAGTACAACTCGAGTGCCTCCAGTTCCCACGTGGCTGATGGAAGGGGCTTTTCCCTTCAGTACGGCACAGGCAGTCTGTCCGGATTCCTCTCCACAGACACGGTAGATATAGACGGTTTGGTGATCCGGAATCAGACTTTTTCCGAGGCCATCACAGAGCCGGGAAGGACTTTCGTGAATACTACTTTTGACGGCGTTATTGGAATGGCATTGGCACCTCTCTCCGGTGGTATTAACACGCCTTTTGACAACATTATCCAGCAGGGATTGGTTAAACATTCCGTATTCTCCGTCTACCTCAGACGCGAAGGAACATCGGACTTTGGTGGGGAGGTCATCTGGGGAGGAGTCGATCGAAGTATCTACAAGGGCTTCATAAACTACGTTCCCGTCTCGATGCCCGCCTATTGGCAGTTTACGGCCAACTCGGTGAAGATCCAGGACACCCTGCTCTGTGACGGATGCCAGGCCATAGCCGATACTGGTACCTCCTTCATCGTGGTTCCCCTTCGGGCTTACAATGCGATAAACAGACTACTGAACGTCACTGATTCCGGGGAGGGAGAGGCCTTCGTGAACTGCAGTAATCTCTGCAACCTGCCCAATGTCCATCTGAACATCGGTAGCACTACCTACACCCTGACCCCAAAGGATTACATCTACAAGGTGCAGGACACCAATAATCAAACTCTGTGCCTATCTGGTTTTACCTACTTACAGGGAACTTTGTTATGGATTCTTGGAGATATTTTATTGGGAAAGGTCTACACGGTGTTCGATGTGGGCAATGAGAGAATAGGATTTGCTAGACTAAGGAAGAACAGCTATGGTAGGGAACCCTCTTTCTACGGTAGAGAACCCACTAGCTATGCTGCTGACTACCTTGTTGATGATGACGACTACTCCAGATTCTTTACCTAA